In a genomic window of Amphiprion ocellaris isolate individual 3 ecotype Okinawa chromosome 13, ASM2253959v1, whole genome shotgun sequence:
- the nipsnap3a gene encoding protein NipSnap homolog 3A — MLKFRPAVLLLKPAAAAAQPRVRLSSCPQQEHTTFYEFRTYSIRPDQNAAFLKLTNEKIHLRTAHSELIGYWSVEYGGLNQVFHIWKYDSFSQRAAVRAALAQDPSWISEYISKAIPMLTSQDNEVTYLVPWSRLQKPPRDGGVYELASFQMRAGGPVVWGDAFQAAITSHDAPGYGKLVGAFHSEFGPLNRVHALWWFESADQRAEVRHKAHTDARVVAAVRNSVVHLDSQRNRLMFPCPFSPMK, encoded by the exons CCTCGTGTGCGTCTCTCTAGCTGCCCCCAGCAGGAACACACCACCTTCTATGAGTTCCGCACCTACAGCATCCGACCGGACCAGAACGCCGCCTTCCTCAAGCTGACCAATGAGAAGATCCACCTGCGCACGGCGCACTCCGAGCTGATTGGCTACTGGAGCGTCGAGTATGGCGGCCTGAACCAGGTCTTCCATATATGGAAGTATG ACAGCTTCTCTCAGCGGGCAGCTGTTCGGGCAGCTCTGGCTCAGGACCCCTCCTGGATTTCCGAGTACATCTCCAAGGCGATACCGATGCTGACGTCTCAGGACAATGAGGTCACATACCTGGTTCCTTGGAGCCGCCTCCAGAAGCCTCCGCGTGATGGCG GTGTGTACGAGCTGGCGTCCTTCCAGATGCGTGCGGGTGGTCCGGTGGTTTGGGGCGACGCCTTCCAGGCCGCCATCACCTCCCATGATGCACCGGGGTATGGAAAGCTGGTGGGAGCTTTCCACAGCGAATTTGGACCTCTGAACCGAG TTCACGCCCTCTGGTGGTTTGAGAGCGCCGACCAGCGAGCTGAAGTTCGACACAAAGCTCACACTGACGCCAGAGTGGTCGCTGCAG TCAGAAACAGCGTTGTCCATCTGGACTCTCAGAGGAATCGGCTCATGTTTCCGTGCCCTTTCTCGCCCATGAAGTAA